Sequence from the Pedobacter sp. D749 genome:
TCCAGGAGATGTTTCGCTTTCAATCGTTTCACATGTATGGCATTATTGGGAGTGCCATAGTGGTAGGGATGATCTCTGTTTGGTTGATCAAAAAGTTCAATATTAAAACCATTCATGGCGAAAGGATCGAATTTCATCCGAAGACTTTCAATAAAGGCCAGATATATGGCGGCTTGCTATTCGGCTTAGGTTGGGCAACTACAGGAGCATGTCCGGGGCCACTTTTTGCACAAATTGGCACGGGTGCAACGGTTATTTTTGTTACGCTTTTAAGTGCTATTGCAGGTACCTGGGTGTATGGACTACTCAGAGACAGGTTGCCGCATTAATTTATCTATGTGATAAGAAACAGGTTGTTACTTATGTACATAATTGCCTACCCTTTCTATTCTTTATTGATGTAGATCTTTCTAAGTGTGAATCCCAAATCGTTGCATTAGTTAAGTTTAGTAAAGAGATTTCACCAAACTGATGCAGGGAAATCCGGATCCGTTTATCGATGAGATCGCAGGTTAATGGCTTTTGCTAAACGGCTGGGCTTATCAGCTTTTGTCTCAAAAAATACAAGTATTTATAAATGCGATTCTGCTGTTATTTTGAACAGTTAGCGATGTAACCAGAAAGAAGCCTGTCCGAAAAATCGAACAGGTCATTTTTTATTCACCTGGTTGGGAATGAAATCCTGCTGTCTGAATCCATCATGACTATCATGCTGTAACCGGTAATAAACTTTAATAAGAAACGAGCGTAGTAACGCTGGATGCCGCCAGGTTTATGCCAAAACTACCGCCTGATACAGCGAAGTTGTTTGAGCTAAGATTGGCCGAGCTGGTTGTGAAATAGCGGTTAAATCCGCCCACTGTTATTCCTGAATAACTGAAAGTTTGATTGGTGACTGATGGATTTTGGTTTACAATAACCAATACTAGTTTTGTGCCACTTTTATAAGCAGTAACATAAACACCTGTACTGGGGTTTGATGTACAGCTGATTTTGGTATATCCGGGACGGACATACCTCGCGTAATGTGCCATGATATAGCCAACTTTTTGAATATTGCCGCTTTCACTGATTGGGCCGTAACTTCTTCTGATGTACCACCATACATAGGCACTCCATCCGGAATTCATACAGTCGTGTATTTCTTTGGCAGCAGTCATGGCATTTGACCAGTCGTCTCCACTGATATTTGAATTTGTATAATGTTCTGTCATCCATACGGGTTTACCAACGTTGCCCAGGTTGTAAGGGGTCTTACCATATATATGTCCGCAAACGAAGCTGGTTTTAGATTTTGCTGTGGCATTGCTTAGGTAAGTGTTAATGTAGGTTTGATTCATCTGGAAGGGTTCTGGTGCCATAATCGGGGCACCACAATTGCTGCCCTGGGCAGCAACAAAGTCTGCTACTTCAGGAGCGGTGAGTTCCATAGATTCGTAATTAACCTTATAATCTGGTTCATTTGTAGGACTAATCGCAGCAAGCCCGCCAACTGCGGTGTTAAATGCACTTAAATGTGCAGCATAACTTGCGTAAGATGC
This genomic interval carries:
- a CDS encoding DUF6691 family protein; translated protein: MVQHKNTDFETQTLDAVCVNEGQLTPKWYHNIKYLIVGVLFGIVFVKSEVVSWFRIQEMFRFQSFHMYGIIGSAIVVGMISVWLIKKFNIKTIHGERIEFHPKTFNKGQIYGGLLFGLGWATTGACPGPLFAQIGTGATVIFVTLLSAIAGTWVYGLLRDRLPH